In a single window of the Acinetobacter sp. CS-2 genome:
- the cydB gene encoding cytochrome d ubiquinol oxidase subunit II, whose translation MIDLSLIWILIIGLGVLIYVVLDGFDLGIGILFPFISDRQERDVMMNTVAPVWDGNETWMVLGGAGLFAAFPLVYSTVLSALYIPIILMLIALIFRGVAFEFRFKANKTKYLWDQAFIWGSILSSFFQGVILGAYIQGIKTTNGIYTGGGLDWLTPFSLFTGLSVVVLYATLGCGWLIFKTEKMLQNRMFELMPKLLIALLLIFACVSIYTPLLHHEIAVRWFSQPQLFYFSPVPVLVLLFTFLAIKACKQRKEFLPFIYTLALVILAYSGFLISLWPYVIPPSITIWEAAAPASSQLFALIGALILIPIILIYTGLSYWVFRDKVRVGDEGYH comes from the coding sequence ATGATCGATTTATCATTAATTTGGATTCTAATTATTGGATTAGGAGTGCTGATCTATGTCGTGCTGGATGGCTTTGACCTCGGTATCGGTATCCTATTTCCTTTTATTTCCGATCGCCAGGAACGTGATGTTATGATGAATACCGTCGCGCCTGTCTGGGATGGTAATGAAACCTGGATGGTACTGGGTGGTGCAGGATTATTTGCTGCATTTCCCTTGGTGTATTCCACTGTGTTATCGGCTCTGTATATACCCATTATTCTGATGCTGATCGCGCTGATTTTCCGGGGAGTTGCCTTCGAATTCCGGTTTAAGGCCAATAAAACCAAATATCTTTGGGATCAAGCTTTTATTTGGGGATCGATCCTCAGTTCTTTTTTTCAGGGCGTGATTTTGGGAGCCTACATTCAGGGCATTAAAACCACGAATGGCATTTATACTGGCGGTGGTCTGGACTGGTTAACACCTTTTTCCCTGTTTACCGGTCTAAGTGTGGTCGTACTGTATGCAACGCTGGGATGTGGCTGGTTGATCTTTAAAACCGAAAAAATGCTGCAGAATCGCATGTTTGAACTGATGCCAAAACTGCTCATCGCATTATTGCTGATTTTTGCCTGTGTCAGTATTTATACGCCTTTGCTTCATCATGAAATTGCAGTGCGCTGGTTCAGTCAACCACAACTCTTTTATTTTAGCCCGGTTCCCGTACTGGTTCTGCTGTTTACTTTCCTGGCAATCAAAGCCTGTAAGCAGCGCAAAGAGTTCCTGCCATTCATTTATACTTTGGCTTTGGTAATTCTCGCTTATAGCGGTTTTCTGATTAGTTTATGGCCTTATGTCATTCCACCATCCATTACTATCTGGGAGGCTGCAGCACCTGCCAGTAGTCAATTATTTGCCCTTATTGGCGCACTTATCTTAATTCCGATCATTCTTATTTATACCGGATTATCGTATTGGGTTTTCAGGGATAAAGTGCGTGTGGGTGATGAAGGTTATCATTAA
- a CDS encoding DUF2474 family protein translates to MKISELKWFIGLWLAGFLSLALVAGLFRLLLKLAY, encoded by the coding sequence ATGAAAATTTCTGAATTGAAATGGTTTATTGGCTTATGGCTGGCTGGTTTTTTAAGCTTGGCCTTGGTTGCAGGGCTATTTAGATTGCTGTTGAAATTGGCGTATTAA
- a CDS encoding LysR substrate-binding domain-containing protein — translation MGEETFPVCSPTFYQAHLEQLKSPEGLLNLPLIHDLSMDHHSGFTTWDTWLHFHQITNEDNPRGLKINNSAAVLQAAINGQGVALARSVMVYDDLRAGRLVRLYPEINCPSSLAYYVVYREECRTLPKLNAFKDWLIQQAQQADILELI, via the coding sequence ATGGGAGAAGAAACGTTTCCCGTCTGTTCACCCACCTTTTATCAAGCACATTTAGAACAATTAAAGTCTCCTGAAGGATTGTTAAATTTACCTCTAATTCATGATCTCTCAATGGATCATCACTCTGGTTTCACGACTTGGGATACATGGCTGCATTTTCATCAAATAACTAATGAAGATAATCCACGGGGTCTCAAAATCAATAATTCAGCTGCGGTATTACAGGCTGCAATTAATGGTCAAGGAGTAGCACTCGCGAGAAGTGTCATGGTCTATGATGATTTAAGAGCAGGGCGTCTGGTCCGCCTGTATCCAGAAATAAACTGTCCTTCCTCTTTGGCTTATTATGTTGTTTACAGAGAAGAATGCCGGACTTTACCCAAGCTGAATGCATTTAAAGACTGGCTGATACAGCAGGCTCAACAGGCTGATATTTTGGAGTTAATTTGA
- a CDS encoding methyltransferase: protein MNQILNIDTTQQQALLFLLDFLKQRDYQFTAITPLSHQRILSRKRQEKNTVITLRDIFGWNLAFAETDLDPALFEILKENRLIHFQDHQWLSDVRVASLDRELFIHSSFPTLQHDSVFFGPDTYRFAYHLKQYLAARPHSFKRAVELCCGSSAAAISLAKDYPDFNEITVSDLNPKALLYSQINASFAGLNNITPVYSNLFTHLAGQFDLIFANPPYLMDADQRQYRHGGNQLDGNELAFNIVKEGIQRLNPQGCLFLYTGVAIRPNGNPFLQQLEKLMLSQPSIHWCYEEIDPDVFGEELDQPAYQQIERIALVLVKVELMD from the coding sequence ATGAACCAAATTTTGAATATCGATACCACTCAACAACAGGCTTTGCTTTTTTTATTAGATTTCTTAAAACAACGAGACTATCAATTTACCGCCATTACCCCGCTTTCCCATCAACGTATTCTGAGCCGAAAAAGACAAGAAAAGAACACCGTAATTACGCTTCGAGATATATTTGGCTGGAATTTGGCATTTGCCGAAACCGATCTTGATCCGGCACTTTTTGAAATTCTAAAAGAAAATCGGCTCATCCATTTTCAGGATCATCAATGGCTGAGTGATGTACGTGTCGCTTCGCTTGATCGTGAATTATTTATTCATTCAAGTTTCCCAACCCTTCAACACGATTCGGTATTTTTTGGTCCCGATACTTACCGCTTTGCATACCATCTTAAACAATATTTAGCAGCTCGGCCCCATTCATTTAAACGTGCTGTGGAATTGTGCTGTGGCAGTTCGGCTGCTGCTATTAGTCTGGCCAAAGATTATCCAGACTTTAATGAAATAACCGTGTCGGATCTTAATCCGAAAGCATTGTTGTATAGTCAAATCAATGCCAGCTTTGCAGGTTTAAATAATATCACTCCGGTTTACAGCAATTTATTTACTCATCTTGCAGGACAGTTCGATCTTATTTTTGCCAATCCACCTTATTTAATGGATGCAGATCAGCGTCAATATCGGCATGGTGGAAATCAACTCGATGGTAATGAACTCGCCTTCAATATTGTAAAAGAAGGCATTCAGCGGCTTAATCCTCAAGGATGTTTATTTTTATATACGGGTGTAGCTATTCGTCCAAACGGTAATCCTTTTTTACAACAGCTTGAAAAATTAATGCTGTCTCAACCGAGTATCCATTGGTGTTATGAAGAAATTGATCCCGATGTTTTTGGTGAAGAACTGGATCAGCCTGCTTATCAGCAGATTGAAAGGATTGCTTTGGTTTTGGTGAAGGTGGAATTGATGGATTAA